In Chloroflexota bacterium, the DNA window TCATTCCAGTTTCGATCAGACCGCTGGACGAACCATCCAATGCCTTTGAATCTTCGACCCATCTTCGTCTTCCCCCCGGAAGAATCGAAGCGAAGGCCAAAGGGCTGAAGCCGCTGTGAGCCGGTGACTGTACATGAACTTGTAGTGACATCTTGTTCAACATTGATCAAAATAGACGGTGTCAATACTGGCTCACCCTGAGCCTGCTTTCCGTCTCCAAACGGATCCTGATGCCGTGTCCGGCCATCCTTTCTTGAATCATCGAATGGTGTAGCGAGCCATGTCTGACCACAGCCCATTCCTGGCCAGATCGGTCCGGTCTGACGATGGTTACCGACGTTGGTAGCAGATCGACGGCGTTCTCTCGCTGGTCGTCGCTCAGAACCTCGAAAGGCGCATTGAGTCTCCGATACCGCTCGTGCATCGAAAGCCGGGAATCTTCCATGCCTTGTCCGGAGATGGGACCGGCCAGGATCGGGATGCCCAGAAAACCCATGTTCTCCTGGATCTCGCCCAGATCTTTGTGAGTCCCACCACTTCTGGCGCTGTACCTTCCTTTGGAGGAAAAATTGCCCGAGGTGATCCCCATTATTGGAAAGCCTGTAAGCTGCAAAAACCTATCGACCAGATGCGCATAAGGTGATTCAACGCCCGGCAAGATGAACTGAATGAACCCGTCATGGAAGAGGTGCTCGGGTGCCCGGCCATTGGCTGCAACTCGCATGCCGACAGGTCCCAGGTTGAAGTAGGCGATCACGCTGGCTGCGGAAAGGTTCGTCTGATCATGGTCCACAAACTGGATCAGGTCACCGGCTCGTGTACATGCGGCTGTCGGGATATTGTCTGGATCGCGGCCCTTCAGTTCGCCCAGGGCATATCGAATCGCCGGAGGCATTGGGTTCAATCCCCAGGCAAAGATCCTGGCTTGTGAGGGATCCATGGCGAAATCGGCCAGAAAGGAACCGCCCAGTGCACACCAGTGGATGGTATCAGACACGTTTTCCAGTCGATCCAGATGCCAAAATTCTTTCCGGAAATCGGTCGCCACCACCCGGAAAAAGGAGGCCGCCAGGTCCACATGGATAAAAACCTCTGCGCCGAACTCCCGGGCTAGTCGCTGGGGAAGAAATCCAACAGCCTCGCGCATAACGCGGTGGGGAAGCGCCGGTGATGGTGGCAAGGTTCTGATGTTCACAAAGTCTCTGGCCCATCGAGTGCCCTCAAGCTGGCAAGATTCGTAAGGATGACCGTGGGTCGCAATCATGATGCTCTCCTAACCCGGGTTTTTCTATGCTATAATACATTTCGGAAGGACCACTGGTTCCTTCGCGTCGACGTTCGCTGGTTTTATTCCCGGAATTCGGTCTTGATCATTTCAATGACCTGGGAATCGGTTGACATGATCAGGTCCAGTATATCCCCGAAGGTCTTGCTGTAACCTACACGGTACCTATCGGATTCCTCTCAAATGTCCTGCTGTGGAAATGAATCTATGCCTTTCAAGATAGCGAATTCACCAAATCAGAGAGATGCAACACACCGGGCGCTGAAGCTGTGGCACAGGGATCCGACTTTCGGCAGCCCCCTTGACACGATGCACGTGGTGCGTGCGGCCATGACCGACAATGGCGACATCAGGCAAGCCACGAATCAAGTATTACGCGATGCGCTTGCTATCCTGGAAACGGAAGACCAGCGCGCTGCACGATTGTTGAGATTACGGTTTCTGGACGCCAGGATGGTCTATCAGGTATCCAGGGCGATGCATGTGGCTGAATCGACCGTCTACAGACTTCAGGAAGGGGCGATAGGTCGCCTCAGTGAAATCGTCTGGTCCATGGAGTTGCGAGCTCGCGCAGGTCGCCGGCAAGAACTGGAGGTTCGCTTATCCTCTGCCAATATGTTTCAGCTGGTTGGCGTGGATGCTCACCTGAATAGACTCGCCGAAACTCTTCGTTTCCCTCGGGGACCATGGATGGTTGCCTTGGAAGGAATCGGTGGAATCGGCAAATCCTCATTGGCTGCTTCCCTGGTACTCCGACTATTTGAAGAGGATAGCTTTCATGAGTTCGTATGGTTAAGTGCACAGCGGAATCGCCTTAACCTCGGCGGCGTTATCGAGTTGGTCGAATCTCCCGCGCTGACTGCTCAGGCCATGATCGACGCCCTGGTGACTCAGCTGATGGGTGATGTGACCGGGGCTGGTTCGCCTTCCGGTGACCAGGTTTTGGCCATGCTGCAGAGACGGTTGAAGCAGGTCCCAACCCTGGTCGTCGTCGATAACCTGGAAACCCTATTGGACGTCGAGAGTCTGATGCCCGTAATTCGTCGCCTTGTGGGTCCAAGCAAATTCCTGTTGACCTCTCGGGTAAGTCTTTTTTCAGAAGCGGACATGTTTCACTTCGTGGTGCCCGAATTGGATGAAGCGAGCGCCTTGAGGTTGTTGCGGCAGGAAGCCCGTTCACGAAACCTGCCACACCTGGAATCATCCGAAGACAGCGATTTGAAGCGGGTCTACGCGATTGTAGGCGGGAACCCTCTCGCTTTGCGTCTGATTGTCGGTCAGAACCACGTTCATGGGTTGGATACGATCCTTGGTGACCTCGAAAAAGCGCGCGGACAAAAATCAGAGGTCCTTTACACCTATATTTACTACCATGCGTGGCAAAGTCTGGATGAGCTGTCCAGACGAACCCTGCTGGCTATGCCTCTCGTAATGGACCGGGGTGGAGACCTGGCCTATTTGACACAGGTCACCGGGTTGGATCACGTTGAGCTACGGGGAGCGTTGGACCATCTGGTTACATTGAACCTGGTCGATGCCTTCGGGGGACTAGATCATCGCCGGTACTCAATCCACAACCTGACCCGAGCGTTCCTTCAGAAACAAGTTGCCAAGTGGCAGTCCCAATGTTAATTCCTGAGCACTCTTCCCATTATCCTGACATTTTCCAGGATTACATTGTCAGAAGTGCCGGGTACATGCTTGGTACGGTTCAGGATGCCCAGAATCCGATTTCATCCGGCGATCGGGATCAGGCGCTTCACGTTCTGAGCTTCGCTTTGGGTCTCACGGACGCGTGGCCGTTCGCCCGCGATCTGCTGCTAACCATGGCATCCGAAATGGAACAGGCTGGCTATCGTGATGAATGGATTCCCTTTTTGGAGAAGGGAATCTACCGGAGCCAGGTCCTTGGCGATTGCCGAGCCGAAGCCGAACTTCGCTTTCACCTGGGAATCCTCTATCAGTTGCTTGGCAAATACGACCTGGCTTGCGCTCAGTTTGTTGCAAGCGCAAGCCGGTGGGAATCCACGGATGATGTTCGAAACCTGGCCAAAGCTCTGAATCGTCATGCCTACGTTGCCCGCCTTCAGCGTCGCCTTGGCAAGGCAATCGGGTTGGTTGAAAAAGCGCAAAAGCTGCTGCAGGCAGATGATTCTGAACGAGCATATTCTTTATTTGTTCAGGGCACAATCGCCTTCGACCAGCGGAAGTGGCAAAGTGCATCACGCTCTTATCAGGCATCCTTGGAAATATGGAAACAGCACGGCGACGGCCGCATGACTGCCTGGAGCCTGACAAACCTCGGTACAACCTATCGAGCACTGGAGCGCTACGACGAAGCCATCGCCTCTTATGAAAAAGCCATTGAACTGTTTGAATTGGTGGGAGATCCTGTCCACCAGGCGGCTGCAAGAATGAACTTGGGCAACGTATACATGTCAGCCAAACAGTTGGCCAGGGCGCTGGAATTCTACCTGATGGCGGAACCGGTATTTCGCAAGACGCAAGATAAACTGCGATTGGCAACAGTCTTCGGCAACAAGGCAATGGTGTATCGACAGTTACGGCAGTGGGATGACGCAGAGCGAGCCTACCGGTCAGGCCTTGAGTACGCTTGCGAGATCGGCAACGTTCGACTGATGGTCAACGCTATGGACGGCCTGGGACAAACGCTCCTCTCCACGGGTCGATATCAAGCGGCAATGAAAATCTTCGCAGATGCCATCGAGCAATTGGATGGCGACGAGAGCATTGAAAACCTGGAAAATCTTCGACATTCCGTGACAACCCACATGAACCAGGTTAGGGCTGCATTGAGGGTTGATGGGGACCCTCATGAGGAGGATCCCCATTCCGAAATGACCTAACCGCAGTGGGTGTCCTGGCACTCCTCTTCGGTTATCATCGGTGGTGGAGCGGCTGCCTGATCTGTCGCCAGTTTGGACAGTGGCATTGTCGCCATCAGCAAAGTCGTGAGGTGAGCCATAACCACCAAGGTCTTGAGCCAGCGGAATCTTACTCGCATTTTGGTTGTCCTCCATCGATGTTCAAGGCTCTCCAAGCACCTGCACTTTTGGTACCAGGGCCGTTTTGGTGCTCGAGGCCGGGAATTAGGATTGTCCAGTTGTTGAGCGTCACTGACTGAGTGATGCCGCGACACCCGCACGGTGAAGTGCGAGGACGGGAAACCAGCGCTGATTCCTCACTTGGGAGGAGTGAATCCCGTAGGACGATTCTTTCACCGAATGGCCAGGTTTTAACTGCGAGAGGAGGTTATGATTGCAAATAAGGGCGCGAACTCGCCGCGCGGAAGCCGGGTTGGAGGGAGTCTTGAGGGTTTACCTATGCACAGTTCTTCCCCACTCATGCCAATGTGAACGCCAGGTAGAAGAAGAAACCTGATATACTCAGCGCGATGAAGACGAGAAGAAATCCCAGGCAGCTTTCGCTTCTCTCTTCACTCACGCGAAATACGAGTGCGTTGATTGCTCCTATGGTCAGAGCCACGCCCAGAAACACTGCGCCTAGAAATGAAGCCGGCAAACCCATCATGGTCTCTCCTTTGCGCGCTTGGATTTGATTTACAAATCCTGGCACCGATGGTGCTGGCTTTATTTTAAGTGCTTTTCACCCCAAAAATGTGACACAGTTGGCTAATAATGTGTGGCTAAGTCCATCGCCGAAATCTTTCAGGTCACGAGGAATTGCTGTGGGATAGCTGGCAGTGGGCACTCAACAGAATCGCCGAATCATCACATTTCGGTGCTGATTGCTGGCAAAAAGGTTGCAATTGAATTGAAAGAACCAAACGTTTTAGAGCTCGAGTTCAAGTCGGTAGCCATGTCCTCGGACCGTGATGAGGTATCTGGGGTTCTCAGGATCAACCTCGATCTTTCGGCGCAACCGGCTCATGGCGCTGTTGAGTCGACTGCGCTCCCAAATCGCCAGCCCCTCCCCCTCTTCTTCGCCTAATGCCTCTTGGATGATTGTGGCGCGGGTGCAGAGGTTCCCGGCGTTCTCAAACAGATAACTGAGGATAGAAAAGTCCTGAGGAGTCAAATCTTTCTGTTGTCCTTCGACCCAAACGACCTTATTTGCCTCATCTATCCACAGGCTTGAGCTGGCTTGTGCCGGAAGTTCCTCGGGCGGTTGCGCTGTTCCCATAAGCCTCTCATACAGCATGGCCGCCTGCAGAAGGCTCCGGACAAACGGCATGAGTTCGCGGCGCGTGAAGTACTCGACGCCTGGATCGAAGGTGGCGACGTGAGCAAGGGCACAGGCCAGAAGACCTGCGATGTAGGCATCCAGGTTGGGTCCAGCCGTCTCAGCGGCAATCCGGCGAATCTGCATCACGTTTTTTGCGATCTTCTCTTGTGCGGGCGACAGACGCTCGGTGGGCACGGTTTCGTTCAGACTGTCAACGGCCAACAGGTGCTGTTCCAACAGGTGAAGCGCAGGCAGTCCCATGCCGTCAAGTAAATAGGTCTTCACGGCATTTTCCAGCCGGACAAAATCGCGCAGCAACGGTCCCTCTGCCACATGGCTAAAACCGATGAGCCACGTCCATCCTGCTGTATCCACCAACACCGAGTCGGTATCAACTCGGCCGTGAGTAACGCCACAGAGCACGGGATGTTCGATGAGGGTCGGTTTCTCGGCGAACAAGCGGCCAGGGTTGGGGAAAGAGAGGGTCGAGCCTGATTGCAGGTCAAAGCTGAGGGCGTCGGGTGAACAATCGATGCGCGCCATGCCTTCAGACATGGCTTTTTGGCACAGCTTTTCCATTCTGTCAGACCAGGTGGCCTCAATCGATTCGCCATCCAACCCCAGCCAATCGAAATAAAGTGATTGCAGGCTGTTGTCCTCGGCATAGCTTTGTTTGGAACTGTGCCAGGGCGCCAGTGAGGTCTGGTAGAGCTGCTCCAAAGCCGCTCTAACGCTGTCAGCGCTGTGCCGACGATAGTACACCGACAAAGGCTCCATCGACTCCAGGTCGCCATCCACAAGGCGATAGGCAGTTGCGGAAAACCGCACACTTTCCTTGAAACCGTTACTGGCCATACGCGTGCTGCCTCGACCAGCACCTCTTGGCACCAGGTTTTCGAAGCGCCCTGCTTCCTCCAAAATGGGTTCGCGCAGTCCGCAAGAGACCACACATTGTCCCCGCAGTTCATTTCCACCGTATGCGAACACCTCGGTGTCGATCTGCCCCTTGCCGCGACGCAGCACTTGGCCGATAGTAATCTGTTTATTGGCGAAGAAGAGCTTTCGAAAGAGATCTTCAAGTTCGGCAGCGCGGTCCGGAATCCGAATACTGTTCGTTTCGGGCGCGATCAGTTGAAGCAAGTGATGAAATGAGGATTGCCGACTCCAGTGGATTGGCAGGTCCCAGTTGATTCGAACATGGTTGGCGAAAACTTTCTCGATCACATCATGCAATCTGTCAGGGCCTTCAGGCTTGCTGACAAAGCCGACTATCATTGACTGGTCGTCAAGAACCAAGTCGAGCGTTTCGCGGAGATGCTCTTGCTCGTAGGCGGTAAGAATAATCTTGGGAATGTGTTGACAGGTATCTTTCAGTGCCCAAAGAAGACCGCTTATGTCTTCCGGATCATCATCGTCTTGCATGCGAATGTCTATGATGGCGACTTGGAAATACTCATCTTGCCAAATTCTATCTGCATCTCTCAAGGTATGCGCTTTTTTTACCCGGTATCCCTCGTGTTCAAGGAGTCGCGCGTTTAGGTCTAAAAAGCTCTTCCTATTATCCAAGAATAGAATCGTTTTTGAATGATCATACATTAGGAAAACCTCGCTGTCAGCTCGACTGGCCGAGTTCAACCTCAAAACGAGCAGAAAGGCATTTCTGCGTCACTATTCTTTCCCACGTGGTTTCTCACAGGGTAACCGGAAGCAAATTTCTGTGCCTTCGCTGTCAGAATGGACAACATTGATGTCGCCACCAAAGGCCTTGACAATTGCAAGAGCCTGCAACAGGCCAGAACCAGATCCCTTTTCCCCAGGCTCTTTCGGAATCCGCCCCTTGAAAGCCAGGGCTGCAATGGGGGAAGGGATTCCTCGCCCGGTATCCCTGATTGATATCTGAACATGATTGTCTACCAGCCAGGATCCAACAATCACCGTTTTATCCGGCCGGCTTGATCCTTCCATAGCTTGGACAGCATTCTCTGTCAGTATCGTGAGCAACTCGCGCATCCAGGCTTTGCTTGCGCGAACGTTCACCAATTGATCCGTTTCATCTTGTAGATCGAGTACCAACTCGATACCATGTTTTTCGTTGTAGCGATATTTCTTCCATCTTCTTTCAAAGTACTGTTTTAAGGTGCTGTTGATGTCCAAAGATTGGACAGTTCCATCGGATGTCAAAGGTTCTGTTATGGGAATGTTTTCGATTTCCTTGATCTTCCTCTCGAGTTGTTCGGCCTCTCGCAGCATTTCTTCATTCTGTCCCATCAGGTTCTTCAACAGCTTCACGTGAGCTAACGCTTCTCCTACTTCTCGATTAATGCTGTGTCCCCAGCTGCTCGCCACCATCCTCATCCAATCTACAGCATTTTGCGAGCCTACGTAGCCCTTGATTTCCTGAATGTCTCTGTACTGTCGGGCATTGTCGAGCGCGACTGCCGCCTGCGCAGCCAAGGCCTCCAGCGCCATCTTATCGGAATAATCAAATGCATCCTTTTCTGGATGTTCAACATTGATGACTCCGATGACATGCCCGTCGATTTTGATCGGTACTGCCAGATCTGAATGTGTTGCGGGATGACACTTCAAATAGTCGGGGTCATTCTCAACGTCACCCACCAGCTGAGATATTCCGGTTCGGGCAGCTCGCCCCATGATACCAATACGGCCTTCAACGCCTTCCTCCAAATCTACTTCTTTAGTGAGGCACTCACGAAGTCTCTCGTGTTTTTCGGCTGGAAAAGCTGAAACTAGTCTTGCCGCATTGTTTTCGATCAGTCGGATGCATGCGAAGTTGACTGGCCGATTCTCATCTCCAGCAAGATGCCAAGCCTGCTCTACAAGGCGCTTCAGAGTCTCATCAGAGTCGAGGGACCCGGTTACGATTCGGCCCGCTCTGTTCAGTGCTTCCAGAACGCCGGCACGCCTGTCTGCCTTTTCGAACAATTGTTCATCGTGGATCGCCACGGCTGCTTGATTGGCGAAAAGCTGAATGTCGGTGAGTTCATCGTCGGTGAAACGATGGAGCTGTCGATAGTTGATAAACATCACACCTTCTCGCTCATCACCTACGCGTAGTGGAACGGCCACAAGAGATTTTATCTCTTCTCTCCGAGAGAAGTCACTGTTCATAAACATGGGGTCTTTGGAAGTGTTCGGCACATCGATGTAAGGCCTATTGCTGTTCAGTATTTTGAACACAAGAGAACTCTTTAGCCAACTATGAGTATCGTTCACCATGTCAGGGTCATTCACCCCGGTCATTCTCGGTGGATAATCAAACCGATCATTCTCTGCATCATATGCATAGAGAACTACGGCATCGCATCTCAGGACTTCCTTGGTGCCCATCACTACTGATTCCAAAGTGTTCTCAAGTCCCTGCAGAACCGTCATCTCGGCGACCAACCGTGCTGTGGCATGTGCTTCTCTAACGCGTCGACGCAGCCGCTCCTTCTTGAGTGCAAGAGCCGCATAGTCTGCGAATGCCAGTGTAATTCGCTTCTCTTCCTCCGTGAAACCGCGCGGCCGGCCGTAGTTAATGTACAAGACACCCAGCTTTTCGTCACCAGTTCGAAGGCAAACACCTTGAAAGCTACGGACCCCATTTAGCCGAAGCCGTCGAGCGGTAGTTGCCCCAAGGAAGGGATAACTTTTCTCATCCAGGATGTCCTCGACGCCGATCCAACCCTGATCCATGACCATTGTCGCTGTCCCATCCACGCGAGGAGCCGCTTTCCGGAATGCATGCCAGTTATCTTCGGATATCCCCGCGGCTGTCGACTCTTCGATAAGGAAGATTTCTTTGGCTTCGTCAAAAGACCAGACTGCAGCCGATTTGGCTCGAAGCACTTGAACCGCGCTCGCTGTAATTTGGCCCAACACCTCGCCCAGGCTATCCGCGGCGGTCAGTTTGCCAGTTGACTCATGCAAATTCTCCAGGGTTTCAATCCTCTGCGAATTATCATAAGCAACAGCCGCCTGGTTGGCGAAAAGCTGCAAAGCATCTACCTCAAATGATTGAAAACGTCGGGGTTCATTGTAATGGATCCACATCACCCCGATTCTCTCATCATGCACCGCAAATGGCAAGCAAAGCGCAGCGCGAACACCCCGGTCTTTCATGTATTGGTTGACAGGACGATGGTGTGTTTCGACGTTTTCGATAACTTCTGGAATGCCGGAATCAATTACCTGTCGGGAGATCGATTCCTTCGACCCCTTTCTGACGATCCTGTCGACATCGTTGACACCTCCTTCGCCTTTGACAAGAAGATTTCGGGCGTGGCCCCTGTTGTCAATCAGGACCACGCTCACCCATTCGGCGTGAGCTATTTTCCATGCACGTTCCACGGCGTCTTCAAGTACTTGCTCAGGTGTGCCGATGGCAGTCAGGGTAACGGCTGCCTCAAAGGCACCACGCAGTTCGCGACGGGCATTCTCAGATGCGGTCAATGTCTTCGCGTTAACCAAAGCGGTCGCGGCGTGGTCTGCGAACATTTGCAGTAGGTTGGCGTCGCTGACTCCAAAATTTCGGCCTATCTTATCGTCCACGTAGAGTACGCCAACGATCTCCTTCCGCCATCGCAGCGGTACCTCTATCACCGCGCCGAAAGGGTGTCCTTCCCGGAAATTGCTGGCCTGGTAAATAGAGGTAGAGTAGTCGGCGGTCGCCAGGTAGGGCCTTTCGCTTTGCACGAGCCTTCCCGCCATGCCATCATTAGTCTTCAAGACCTGCCCGACGACCCCACGATTTCCTGGAAAATCCGCAGTGATAGTCAGTTCTTCTTGCTCTCGATCATATTCATAGACGCCGCCACTTTGCGCATCAAGAAGCCTCACAGCCCGCGTGATTATCTCTTCGAGAAGAGGTGCCTGTTCGACTTGATTTGCCACGCGCAAGGCACCCTGTCGTACCCGCTCCAACTGAATCGCTTGACGTTTAGTGTCGTCTAATAGTTTAGCGTTGTCAATGGCAATGGCGGCCGTATTGGCGAACGAGATCAGCGACTGGACTGTTTCATTGCTAATCGGATCCCTTGTGAACCTGTTATCGGCAACCAGGAGACCGATGACTCTTGCCCGAGAACGGAGTGCCACCACAACCAAAGGTGCTTGCGGTTCGAATTTCTCACGGAAGATTCGTGGTAATTGTGCAATATCCTCCGGTGATTCCAGTCGCTGCCAGTGACCTGATTGAATCACCTGTGAGAAAACGTCGGACTTATCCGGATCAATGTCGATTCCAAGATCAGCGATCCGGTCTCCAATTGGTGTCCGGGGCAAAGCCATGAACCTCAAATACCTGCGGAAGAACTCACTACCTTTGAGTTCTGGCACTCGGAACTCGTCCCAGACTCGTTGATTCTGATGCTTATGCAGATGTCCAACACCCATCTTGCCAACGAGTTTGTCTTCATCTGGTTCTCGCAAAAATATGGCTGCTCGATTGAGACCTACGCCAAATCCTGCGGTGACACTTGTCAGGATCAGTAAAAAAACCTCGCTGAGGCCTTCGGCCGATTGGATGGAATCGCTTATGCGTTGGTAAATGGCAGACTGTGCGAATATCCGTAATTGGGCATCCAGATATTGGATGTCTTCGAAATGACCAAGAGCTCCTACTGTTTGCCCCAGCGCATCACGGAGCCAGGTTACTGCCAAACGCACGGAAACAGGCTGGTCTGTCTTGCTTCGCAGAAGGGCTTCGTAGTCGGCAATCCTGCCATCAGCAGAAGCGCGTAGTCGATTACCGATATTGTGAGCTTCCTCCGGCCGGAAATAGAGTTCCCCCACAGGTTGTCCCAGCAATTCCTTCTGGCGATAGCCCAGAATTGCCTCCGCGCGACGGTTTAGGCCGATCACCCTACCCTGGAGATCGTTGGCAATCACCGCTGTCGGCGAATTAGTCATGAATTGCCGCCAATAATCGGCATGCTCTCTGGTGACCTCGTACATTTGCGCATTGTCCACCGCAGACGCTACCTGTCCGGCCAGAATCATGCACAGATCTATCTCGTCCTGGCTAAATCTTCGCTTTCGTCCTATCGCATCCAGGCTAAACGAGCCGATGATCCTATCGTTAAAGATCATTGGGACAACTAGAATCGACTCGATGCCAAACCCTCGCAAGGTGTCCCGGACTGGTCCCAGAGCCTGTTGATTGGCAACATCGTAGATTACCAAAGGCCGTTTTGAGCGCACAAGGTTTTCCTCGTCAGAAACGCCGTCGACTTGAATGATCGTACCTACTGTGTTGATATTCTTCGGAAATTCAGCCTTGACTACTCCTTGGGCGAGATTCGGATCAAACAGAACTAAGCCGCTGTGATCGACGTCAAAGAGTTCCACGGCGGCGCGGCAGGCTACTTCCAGAGTTTCGGTTAAGTTTAAGTTCTCATTTAGTGCTTCACTTACCTCCTGAATCGCTTCAAGTTTCCGAGCGCGCCACTCAGCTTTTAAGGAAGCTTCATGTTCCTGTTGACGCAATCGAGTATTCTCAATAGCGGCAGCGGCTTGAATGGCAAAAATGGATATTGGGTCCAGTTCCGACGATGTAATTCTTCGTTTTGTTTCTTTGTTATCGGCCGATATTTTTCCAATTACCTGGTCGTGCAAAATAAGGGGAACACATGCCCACTCAATCACATTCTCCTTACCTAGATCTTTTTCGCGCGCGGCTATTTCCCCTTCAGCCAACCGAAAAATAGTGGATTGGGGATTCTTTAAAAGCCTTTGCATATACTGATCTTCGTTCAGTGGAATGTTAAAACCCACAAAACTAGATTCCATACCAACGTGGGCCTGCCCGATCAAGCATTGGCTTTCTTCATCCCAAAGATACAGGCGTATTCTATCGAATCCCAAAGCATGTACGCCGTTTGCGATGCTCTGTAGTATCTCTTCTAGGGTAGAACCGCTTAAAAGAGCCACGCCACTCTTCATCAAATTCCGCAGGATTAAACGTTCATGCGCACCTTCCTTCAGTTTCCGATACTCGGCGGCATACTCGATCATGAATGCCAATTCGTCGATATCAAACGGCTTGCGGATATACCGGTATGCGCCCTGACGCATTGCCTCCAAGCCTGAGTCAAGGCCCCAACCTGTAAACAGAATAAACTCAGTGATCTGGCTTCGATCGCGAATGGCCTTCATCAATTCGATGCCTAGAGGTTCCGGTTCATTCTCCCCAGAGGGAATTATCATGTCATCGATCAGCGCTACATCAAATGATTCTGACCGGGTTTCGACCTTTTCCAATGCCTGTTGAAAGCTTTCCGCCTCATCAACGATGTATCCACACTGC includes these proteins:
- a CDS encoding DNA-binding response regulator, with the translated sequence MYDHSKTILFLDNRKSFLDLNARLLEHEGYRVKKAHTLRDADRIWQDEYFQVAIIDIRMQDDDDPEDISGLLWALKDTCQHIPKIILTAYEQEHLRETLDLVLDDQSMIVGFVSKPEGPDRLHDVIEKVFANHVRINWDLPIHWSRQSSFHHLLQLIAPETNSIRIPDRAAELEDLFRKLFFANKQITIGQVLRRGKGQIDTEVFAYGGNELRGQCVVSCGLREPILEEAGRFENLVPRGAGRGSTRMASNGFKESVRFSATAYRLVDGDLESMEPLSVYYRRHSADSVRAALEQLYQTSLAPWHSSKQSYAEDNSLQSLYFDWLGLDGESIEATWSDRMEKLCQKAMSEGMARIDCSPDALSFDLQSGSTLSFPNPGRLFAEKPTLIEHPVLCGVTHGRVDTDSVLVDTAGWTWLIGFSHVAEGPLLRDFVRLENAVKTYLLDGMGLPALHLLEQHLLAVDSLNETVPTERLSPAQEKIAKNVMQIRRIAAETAGPNLDAYIAGLLACALAHVATFDPGVEYFTRRELMPFVRSLLQAAMLYERLMGTAQPPEELPAQASSSLWIDEANKVVWVEGQQKDLTPQDFSILSYLFENAGNLCTRATIIQEALGEEEGEGLAIWERSRLNSAMSRLRRKIEVDPENPRYLITVRGHGYRLELEL
- a CDS encoding tetratricopeptide repeat protein; this encodes MLIPEHSSHYPDIFQDYIVRSAGYMLGTVQDAQNPISSGDRDQALHVLSFALGLTDAWPFARDLLLTMASEMEQAGYRDEWIPFLEKGIYRSQVLGDCRAEAELRFHLGILYQLLGKYDLACAQFVASASRWESTDDVRNLAKALNRHAYVARLQRRLGKAIGLVEKAQKLLQADDSERAYSLFVQGTIAFDQRKWQSASRSYQASLEIWKQHGDGRMTAWSLTNLGTTYRALERYDEAIASYEKAIELFELVGDPVHQAAARMNLGNVYMSAKQLARALEFYLMAEPVFRKTQDKLRLATVFGNKAMVYRQLRQWDDAERAYRSGLEYACEIGNVRLMVNAMDGLGQTLLSTGRYQAAMKIFADAIEQLDGDESIENLENLRHSVTTHMNQVRAALRVDGDPHEEDPHSEMT
- a CDS encoding NB-ARC domain-containing protein, producing MPFKIANSPNQRDATHRALKLWHRDPTFGSPLDTMHVVRAAMTDNGDIRQATNQVLRDALAILETEDQRAARLLRLRFLDARMVYQVSRAMHVAESTVYRLQEGAIGRLSEIVWSMELRARAGRRQELEVRLSSANMFQLVGVDAHLNRLAETLRFPRGPWMVALEGIGGIGKSSLAASLVLRLFEEDSFHEFVWLSAQRNRLNLGGVIELVESPALTAQAMIDALVTQLMGDVTGAGSPSGDQVLAMLQRRLKQVPTLVVVDNLETLLDVESLMPVIRRLVGPSKFLLTSRVSLFSEADMFHFVVPELDEASALRLLRQEARSRNLPHLESSEDSDLKRVYAIVGGNPLALRLIVGQNHVHGLDTILGDLEKARGQKSEVLYTYIYYHAWQSLDELSRRTLLAMPLVMDRGGDLAYLTQVTGLDHVELRGALDHLVTLNLVDAFGGLDHRRYSIHNLTRAFLQKQVAKWQSQC